Proteins encoded by one window of Fibrobacter sp. UWB15:
- a CDS encoding biotin--[acetyl-CoA-carboxylase] ligase, whose translation MFSNEQNFADWQLCGFGGSPAFLFDSIESTHSLMKSRAAAGDIVPGALIVADRQTAGRGRHERTWDSPAGQNLYFNILIPLEGIPLASAPQITQVAALTFAEVFRSLQDDANAQGLGNRSLGKVSVKWPNDILCGKHKFCGILAEVVYVKKLMPKQVRHDVSGQVRHDVSGQVHPAISMGVGINVNSSPLDYAHLGRAVTTLKDICGQSINREKLLQMLIANLERAVGQFRAFGIRPWVAAWKRMDQFIGARGTIIVNNRCTDQNRNSGEGATQKTGRILDMLDDGSLLFKCDDGSVETVYSADLEI comes from the coding sequence ATGTTTTCAAACGAACAAAATTTTGCCGATTGGCAACTTTGCGGTTTCGGCGGCTCACCCGCATTTCTCTTTGACAGTATCGAAAGCACTCACAGCTTAATGAAATCGCGTGCGGCAGCAGGCGATATCGTTCCTGGTGCATTGATTGTCGCCGACAGGCAAACGGCGGGCCGCGGCCGCCACGAGCGCACCTGGGACTCCCCTGCCGGGCAGAACCTTTACTTCAACATTTTGATTCCTCTTGAAGGGATTCCACTTGCATCGGCACCGCAAATTACGCAAGTAGCAGCCCTTACTTTTGCCGAAGTATTCAGGAGCCTTCAAGACGACGCTAACGCACAAGGCCTCGGCAACAGGAGTCTCGGTAAGGTCTCCGTCAAGTGGCCGAACGACATTCTGTGCGGCAAGCACAAGTTCTGCGGAATTTTGGCTGAGGTTGTTTACGTGAAAAAGCTGATGCCGAAACAAGTTCGGCATGACGTGAGTGGCCAAGTTCGGCATGACGTGAGTGGTCAAGTTCATCCGGCGATTAGCATGGGTGTGGGAATCAACGTGAATAGCAGTCCGCTGGACTACGCACACCTGGGACGCGCCGTCACGACGCTGAAGGACATCTGCGGTCAAAGCATCAACCGAGAAAAGTTGTTGCAAATGTTGATTGCGAACCTGGAGCGGGCCGTCGGACAATTCCGTGCCTTCGGCATTCGCCCGTGGGTCGCCGCGTGGAAACGTATGGACCAATTCATAGGCGCTCGCGGAACAATCATCGTGAACAACCGCTGCACCGACCAAAACCGTAATAGCGGCGAAGGCGCCACCCAAAAGACCGGCCGTATTCTCGACATGCTAGATGACGGCAGCCTACTCTTTAAATGCGACGACGGCTCCGTCGAAACAGTCTATTCCGCCGATTTGGAAATCTAA
- a CDS encoding MATE family efflux transporter, with protein MQVQVKDRSLLSLSWPLFITFGIATCQPMMDSWFLSRTSETAAAGVGALMPVLGALFMAINAFAQAGASIASQFIGAERPKQAGTTQTMVLLGSLLLGIAITLVIIPLNNQIVSWMGLSGEAALHARDFLHVVSFGFAFRALQSSLTSLIATHGLTVWNLFGNIITIISNAIMNVIFLNGYLGFPQMGVKGVALATMLSWLIAASILFVILRVKVHHKIRRTDLKRSRVILPDWIRIGFPAAVEPVSFQIFQVVLTAIVVHLGIIAMTARIFSANFAMLAVILSVGLSSGNQILVAHLVGAHDFDKANRRLHQSLIAGSASGLIVAIVVAIFGTQLLSFYTSDPEVIRLGRLCLWCDVILQPFKAANMVITSALRASGDSKFPAIVGSAMMWTCGLGTALLLAFGLELGLVGIWLGMAADEFYRSIVNYIRWRGGKWKEYGVV; from the coding sequence ATGCAAGTGCAAGTCAAAGACCGCTCCTTATTAAGCCTTTCGTGGCCGTTGTTCATTACCTTCGGTATCGCGACCTGCCAGCCCATGATGGACAGCTGGTTTTTGTCGCGCACCTCCGAAACAGCGGCTGCGGGCGTGGGGGCATTAATGCCCGTCCTGGGCGCACTATTCATGGCTATTAACGCCTTCGCCCAGGCAGGGGCGAGCATCGCCTCCCAATTCATCGGAGCAGAACGCCCCAAACAAGCAGGCACCACCCAGACTATGGTGTTGTTGGGTAGCCTCTTGCTCGGTATCGCCATCACACTGGTCATTATCCCCCTGAACAACCAGATTGTGAGCTGGATGGGGCTTTCCGGCGAGGCCGCCCTGCACGCCCGCGACTTCTTGCACGTTGTCTCTTTCGGCTTCGCATTCCGCGCCCTGCAATCTAGCCTCACCTCTCTAATTGCCACTCACGGACTTACCGTCTGGAACCTGTTCGGCAACATCATCACGATTATATCGAACGCCATCATGAACGTCATCTTCTTGAACGGATACCTCGGTTTTCCACAGATGGGCGTGAAGGGCGTGGCACTTGCCACCATGCTTTCGTGGCTCATTGCGGCAAGCATTCTGTTCGTTATCTTACGCGTCAAGGTTCACCACAAGATTCGCCGTACCGATCTTAAACGTTCCCGCGTCATTTTGCCGGACTGGATCCGCATCGGGTTCCCCGCCGCCGTCGAACCGGTGAGTTTCCAGATTTTCCAGGTGGTGTTGACCGCCATTGTGGTGCATTTGGGCATTATCGCCATGACCGCCCGCATCTTCAGTGCCAACTTTGCTATGCTGGCCGTAATCTTGAGTGTGGGCCTGAGTAGCGGCAATCAGATTCTGGTCGCCCACCTTGTCGGCGCCCACGACTTCGACAAGGCCAACCGCAGACTCCACCAGAGTCTTATCGCCGGTAGCGCGAGTGGACTTATCGTAGCCATTGTCGTCGCCATTTTCGGGACCCAGTTGCTGTCGTTCTACACCAGCGACCCCGAAGTGATTCGCCTAGGCAGGCTTTGCCTTTGGTGCGACGTGATTCTGCAGCCCTTCAAGGCGGCCAACATGGTCATCACCTCGGCACTCCGCGCCTCAGGCGACTCCAAGTTCCCCGCCATCGTGGGTTCTGCCATGATGTGGACCTGCGGCCTGGGCACCGCCCTTCTGCTCGCCTTCGGCCTAGAACTCGGTCTGGTCGGCATCTGGCTCGGCATGGCCGCCGACGAATTCTACCGCTCCATTGTCAACTATATCCGCTGGCGCGGCGGAAAATGGAAAGAATACGGCGTAGTTTAA
- the alaS gene encoding alanine--tRNA ligase: MPTMTSAQVRESFIKFFESKGHLFVRSSPVVPHDDPTLMFTNAGMNQFKAIFLGDNPKGWKRVCNSQKCLRVSGKHNDLDVVGRDNYHHTFFEMLGNWSFGDYYKKEAIAWAWELLTEVWKLPKERLFATVYQDDDEAWQIWKDVSGLPDDRIMRFDAHSNFWEMGDTGPCGPCSEIHYDRGDLATQAETFKDPIKGVNGENDRYIEIWNNVFMQYERVSDGSLIPLKAKNVDTGMGFERICAILQGKTSNYDTDVFTPIIAKIAELSGVPYNDGEAGTPHRVIADHIRAISFAIADGALPSNEGRGYVLRRILRRASRFARLLGQKKPFICQLVQVLADTMGDAFPEIRERKEFVASVIKSEEESFIRTLDAGLERFAGIVAELGDAKTVPGDKVFLLYDTYGFPPDLTGILAEEKGLTIDEEGYNKCMEEQKARARANMKQGINTMGTEGWTQYSEESTKFVGYELSACETKVVRWREDKGVLSIVLETSPFYAEMGGQVGDKGTLVSADLEIDVFDTVKVNDTALCRGKVKKGTANETTMGAVFMATVDNDRRNDIRKNHSATHLLQAALRQVLGTHVQQQGSFVSNELLRFDFSHFNAMTAEEIQKVEDIVNAKVMECLPVNTQVMGVDEAKASGAMALFGEKYGDEVRVVKMGCANEEFSKELCGGLHVQNTGNIGLVKIISESSVSAGVRRIEAVSGRGALSLLRAGTQILTALREQLRCKDAEVLDRIQQSFAKTQNLEKSLQSVKLELATLAAAELLNGGINVMGVNLYVRELSIPDEKYKDLLDGVQNKLDTDSVAVIANKGEGNGSIAVMVGKNVQAKGIKAGDLVKDLAAACGGRGGGRPDRAQAGTKEVDKIAGAIANANNWIRAKLTA, from the coding sequence ATGCCTACTATGACTTCTGCGCAGGTGCGCGAATCTTTCATCAAGTTCTTCGAATCCAAGGGCCACCTCTTTGTGCGTTCTTCGCCGGTGGTTCCGCATGACGACCCGACGCTCATGTTCACGAACGCGGGCATGAACCAGTTCAAGGCGATTTTCCTGGGCGATAATCCGAAGGGCTGGAAACGCGTATGCAACAGCCAGAAGTGCCTCCGCGTGTCCGGTAAGCACAACGACCTCGACGTGGTGGGCCGCGACAACTACCACCACACCTTCTTCGAAATGCTCGGCAACTGGAGCTTCGGCGACTACTACAAGAAAGAAGCTATCGCCTGGGCCTGGGAACTTTTGACCGAAGTGTGGAAGCTCCCGAAGGAACGCCTGTTTGCAACGGTCTATCAGGACGATGACGAAGCCTGGCAGATTTGGAAGGACGTGTCCGGCCTCCCGGATGACCGCATCATGCGCTTTGACGCTCACTCCAACTTCTGGGAAATGGGCGACACCGGTCCGTGCGGCCCCTGCTCCGAAATCCACTACGACCGCGGCGACCTCGCTACGCAGGCCGAAACGTTCAAGGACCCGATCAAGGGCGTGAACGGCGAAAACGACCGCTACATTGAAATTTGGAATAACGTGTTCATGCAGTATGAACGCGTGAGCGATGGCTCCCTGATTCCGCTGAAGGCGAAGAACGTCGATACCGGTATGGGCTTCGAACGTATCTGCGCTATTTTGCAGGGCAAGACCAGCAACTACGACACCGACGTGTTCACCCCGATTATCGCAAAGATTGCTGAACTTAGTGGCGTTCCGTATAACGATGGCGAAGCCGGTACTCCGCACCGCGTGATTGCCGACCACATCCGCGCAATCTCCTTCGCTATTGCCGATGGCGCTCTCCCGAGCAACGAAGGCCGTGGCTACGTGCTCCGCCGCATTTTGCGCCGTGCTAGCCGCTTTGCCCGCCTGCTCGGCCAGAAGAAGCCGTTCATTTGCCAGCTCGTGCAGGTGCTCGCCGATACCATGGGCGATGCCTTCCCGGAAATCCGCGAGCGCAAGGAATTCGTCGCCTCTGTGATCAAGAGCGAAGAAGAAAGCTTTATCCGCACGCTGGACGCCGGTCTCGAACGCTTCGCCGGCATCGTGGCTGAACTCGGCGACGCAAAGACCGTGCCGGGCGACAAGGTGTTCCTGCTTTACGATACCTACGGATTCCCGCCGGACCTCACCGGCATTCTTGCCGAAGAAAAGGGCCTGACCATTGACGAAGAAGGCTATAACAAGTGCATGGAAGAACAGAAGGCCCGCGCCCGTGCCAACATGAAGCAGGGCATCAACACCATGGGTACCGAAGGCTGGACGCAGTACAGCGAAGAAAGCACCAAGTTCGTGGGCTACGAACTTTCCGCTTGCGAAACGAAGGTCGTCCGCTGGCGTGAAGACAAGGGCGTTTTGAGCATCGTGCTCGAAACTTCTCCGTTCTACGCTGAAATGGGTGGCCAGGTCGGCGACAAGGGAACGCTCGTTTCTGCTGACCTCGAAATTGACGTGTTCGACACCGTGAAGGTGAACGACACCGCTCTCTGCCGCGGTAAGGTGAAGAAGGGTACGGCAAACGAAACGACGATGGGCGCTGTGTTCATGGCGACCGTCGATAACGACCGCCGTAACGACATCCGCAAGAACCACTCCGCCACCCACTTGCTGCAGGCGGCGCTCCGCCAGGTGCTCGGCACTCATGTGCAGCAGCAGGGTAGCTTTGTCTCGAACGAACTCCTCCGCTTCGACTTCAGCCACTTCAACGCGATGACCGCCGAGGAAATCCAGAAGGTGGAAGACATCGTGAACGCGAAGGTCATGGAATGCCTGCCGGTCAACACCCAGGTGATGGGGGTTGATGAAGCGAAGGCAAGCGGTGCCATGGCACTGTTCGGCGAAAAGTACGGCGACGAAGTCCGTGTGGTGAAGATGGGCTGCGCAAACGAAGAATTCTCCAAGGAACTCTGCGGTGGCTTGCACGTGCAGAACACCGGCAACATCGGCCTCGTGAAGATTATCAGCGAATCCAGCGTGTCCGCTGGCGTGCGCCGTATCGAAGCCGTCTCTGGCCGAGGCGCGCTCTCGCTGCTCCGCGCCGGTACGCAGATTCTCACGGCCCTCCGCGAACAGCTCCGCTGCAAGGATGCCGAAGTTCTCGACCGCATTCAGCAGAGCTTCGCCAAGACGCAGAACTTGGAAAAGAGCCTGCAGTCCGTGAAGCTGGAACTTGCGACCCTCGCCGCTGCCGAACTCTTGAACGGCGGCATTAACGTGATGGGCGTGAACCTCTACGTTCGCGAACTTTCTATCCCCGATGAGAAGTACAAGGACTTGCTGGACGGCGTTCAGAACAAGCTCGACACCGATAGCGTCGCCGTGATTGCGAACAAGGGCGAAGGCAACGGAAGCATCGCCGTGATGGTAGGCAAGAACGTTCAGGCCAAGGGCATCAAGGCCGGAGACCTCGTCAAGGACCTTGCCGCTGCTTGCGGTGGCCGCGGCGGTGGACGCCCGGACCGCGCCCAGGCCGGTACCAAGGAAGTCGACAAGATTGCCGGTGCCATCGCCAACGCCAACAACTGGATCAGAGCTAAACTGACCGCTTAG
- a CDS encoding sodium:alanine symporter family protein, whose amino-acid sequence MIVDFLNTVDSVLYYPILIIVLAAAGIYFSIRTRFVQIRLFVEAVRTLVEKPHEAGGVSSLQALLVSTASRVGTGNIIGVSTAICLGGAGATFWMWVLAIIGASSAFVESTLAQVYKHRDRRTNGCYGGPAYYIESALHSRWLGIVFAVFLISTYAFGFNLLCSYNLQSTFETYSFYNPSVTPWIIGIILAVLVGFCLFGGGKRIVKTTGILVPVMGLFYVILAAIMLIAHFNLIPSVIVAIMQDAFDFQAIGGGIAGSCLMYGIKRGLYSNEAGVGSAPNAAAAAHVSHPVKQGLAQMLSVYIDTLFLCTATALMCLVSGVPGNADNAGAMYVQQAVSTTFGAMGPVFITVAMTLFAFTTLLGNLYYVHNAIAYINKKKMPGKKAMMVIHILCSLVVLFGAVTPMDACWALADITMGGMALTNLPACVILGGVAIKALRDYEFQRKQGRNPAFIARHIGLDAEKLDYWHHKERDERE is encoded by the coding sequence ATGATTGTCGATTTTTTGAACACGGTTGACAGTGTTCTTTATTACCCGATTCTGATTATTGTTCTTGCTGCGGCGGGAATCTATTTTAGCATTCGCACGCGGTTCGTGCAGATTCGACTTTTCGTGGAGGCGGTTCGCACGCTGGTCGAAAAGCCGCACGAAGCGGGTGGCGTGTCTTCGCTGCAGGCACTTTTGGTGTCGACGGCATCGCGCGTAGGCACGGGCAACATTATCGGTGTTTCGACGGCAATTTGCCTCGGTGGCGCCGGTGCCACTTTCTGGATGTGGGTGCTTGCTATTATCGGAGCATCGTCGGCGTTTGTCGAAAGTACGCTTGCGCAGGTGTACAAGCATCGCGACCGTCGTACGAATGGCTGCTACGGTGGCCCTGCGTATTATATTGAAAGTGCGCTGCATAGCCGCTGGCTGGGCATCGTGTTTGCGGTGTTCCTGATTTCTACTTACGCGTTCGGCTTCAATCTGCTTTGCTCTTACAACCTGCAGTCGACTTTCGAAACATACAGTTTCTACAACCCGTCGGTCACGCCATGGATTATCGGCATAATCCTTGCGGTGTTGGTGGGTTTCTGCCTGTTCGGCGGTGGCAAGCGCATCGTAAAGACGACGGGAATCCTTGTCCCGGTCATGGGGCTTTTCTATGTGATTCTTGCGGCCATCATGCTGATTGCACATTTTAACTTGATTCCCTCTGTGATTGTTGCGATTATGCAGGATGCGTTTGATTTTCAGGCGATTGGCGGTGGCATCGCAGGCTCTTGTCTGATGTATGGAATCAAGCGCGGCCTTTATTCTAACGAGGCGGGCGTCGGTTCTGCCCCGAATGCGGCTGCCGCGGCTCACGTTTCGCACCCGGTAAAGCAAGGCCTTGCGCAAATGCTATCGGTGTATATCGATACGCTTTTCCTTTGTACGGCCACAGCCCTGATGTGCCTTGTTTCCGGCGTGCCGGGGAATGCCGACAATGCGGGTGCCATGTACGTGCAGCAGGCGGTCTCGACAACGTTTGGCGCGATGGGTCCGGTATTTATCACGGTGGCGATGACGCTGTTTGCCTTCACGACCCTTTTAGGTAACCTCTACTACGTGCATAACGCGATTGCCTACATCAACAAGAAGAAAATGCCCGGCAAGAAGGCTATGATGGTGATTCATATATTGTGCAGCCTGGTGGTGCTCTTTGGCGCGGTGACTCCGATGGATGCCTGTTGGGCTCTCGCCGACATTACCATGGGCGGCATGGCGCTCACCAACTTGCCCGCGTGCGTTATTCTGGGCGGGGTTGCCATCAAGGCGCTTCGCGATTACGAATTCCAGCGCAAGCAAGGTCGCAATCCGGCTTTTATTGCAAGGCATATCGGCTTAGATGCCGAAAAACTCGATTACTGGCACCACAAGGAAAGGGACGAAAGGGAATAA
- a CDS encoding endo-1,4-beta-xylanase: MMSNHPIAGFALCATLLGAGLTSAVAADETLRSLADKNNIYIGAILNSQWFGGGLPGNYEQVHKTQFNIVVAENEMKFDATEPSENRFNYNNGDKMVRYAKQNGMRVRGHALAWHSQVPNWVNNYKNDKKKLLSVLKNHINNVVGHWKGQVDEWDVVNEAISNNEPQWRSYSVWYQGIGPEFIDSAFVWAHAADPDAELCYNDYNLEQGINPKAKAGFLLEQVKRWVANGIPIHCVGSQTHVEDTTTDKHFIGSPDSLRSLAKELAKLNVKLKITELDIGFKSGINVSKSDLERQGQTFRQYLDIILEEPNADTYLIWGVSDKWSWLGGLNRQKGLIYDDNLQPKPAFDSIMVRLQTYEPPQDTTKQDTTKTDTTKTDTTKTDTTSNDSTIAIKTIAGMSSLSMHLSDRMLFIAGATAAKVDVFDMQGRPVFSAKNVKGSVDLKVAEGMYVVRVRDGSKSLTQKIAIK, translated from the coding sequence ATGATGAGCAATCATCCCATTGCGGGTTTCGCATTGTGCGCGACCCTTCTCGGTGCAGGCCTCACAAGCGCCGTCGCCGCAGATGAAACACTCAGGTCACTGGCAGACAAAAACAACATCTATATCGGCGCCATTCTGAATTCGCAGTGGTTTGGCGGCGGCCTCCCCGGAAACTACGAACAAGTTCACAAGACGCAGTTCAACATCGTCGTTGCCGAAAACGAGATGAAGTTCGACGCAACCGAACCTAGCGAGAATAGGTTCAACTACAACAACGGCGACAAGATGGTCAGGTACGCAAAGCAGAACGGCATGCGCGTCCGCGGCCACGCCCTCGCCTGGCACAGCCAGGTTCCGAACTGGGTGAACAACTACAAGAACGACAAAAAGAAACTTCTCAGCGTGCTCAAGAACCACATCAACAACGTGGTCGGGCACTGGAAAGGCCAGGTGGACGAATGGGACGTGGTGAACGAGGCCATCAGCAACAACGAACCCCAATGGCGTTCCTATTCCGTGTGGTACCAGGGAATCGGCCCCGAGTTCATTGACTCCGCCTTCGTATGGGCGCATGCCGCCGACCCGGATGCGGAACTCTGCTACAACGACTACAACCTGGAACAGGGCATTAACCCGAAGGCCAAGGCAGGCTTCTTGCTGGAACAGGTGAAGCGCTGGGTCGCAAACGGCATTCCTATCCATTGCGTGGGTTCGCAGACCCACGTAGAAGACACCACCACCGACAAGCACTTTATCGGTTCGCCGGACAGTCTTCGCTCGCTTGCCAAGGAACTTGCAAAGCTCAACGTCAAGCTGAAAATCACCGAGCTCGATATCGGATTCAAGAGCGGTATCAATGTCAGCAAGAGCGACCTTGAACGCCAGGGGCAGACCTTCCGCCAGTACCTGGACATCATTCTTGAAGAACCGAATGCAGACACTTACCTCATCTGGGGAGTGTCTGATAAATGGAGCTGGCTTGGCGGCCTAAACAGGCAAAAGGGCCTTATCTACGACGATAACCTGCAACCGAAACCGGCTTTCGACAGCATTATGGTGAGACTCCAGACGTATGAACCGCCGCAGGATACGACAAAGCAAGACACCACGAAAACGGACACGACTAAAACGGATACAACCAAGACTGATACGACATCGAACGATTCTACCATCGCGATCAAGACTATCGCCGGCATGAGCAGCCTTTCGATGCACCTCTCTGACCGCATGCTATTTATTGCAGGCGCCACCGCCGCCAAGGTCGACGTGTTCGACATGCAAGGCCGCCCGGTATTTAGCGCAAAGAACGTGAAGGGTTCTGTCGACTTGAAGGTTGCCGAAGGCATGTACGTGGTTCGCGTGCGCGACGGTTCCAAGAGCCTCACTCAGAAAATTGCGATAAAGTAA
- a CDS encoding GSCFA domain-containing protein codes for MNFFSKVDLPVTDLKINYNSRLAFFGSCFADNISAQFTARKFNVLANPFGTVYNPVSLESQIKAITDGKVFGEDDVFQDTRCDGLWHCWDAHSSLSGATKEECIGKLNAATTQARDFLQKADAVFITLGTAFVYYLKDSGKPVSNCHRQDPNLFTRRMISVDEATEAIREIVENLRRITATTENTNSHEPRIVFTVSPIRHKGDGAHGNNLSKATVLLGIEKAIAEIAASPSAPRNDAVTYFPSYEIVMDELRDYRFYADDMIHLSKTAEEYIFEQMTETYCDSTTREIMAKVEKFMKMANHRIQDESSPATQQLKKKIAVQAAELEKQIPGLSLR; via the coding sequence ATGAACTTTTTCTCGAAAGTAGACCTTCCCGTCACTGATCTCAAAATCAATTACAACAGCCGCTTGGCATTTTTCGGTTCATGTTTTGCAGACAACATTTCGGCGCAATTTACCGCGCGCAAGTTCAATGTTCTTGCAAATCCGTTCGGCACCGTTTACAATCCGGTTTCCTTGGAGAGTCAAATCAAGGCAATCACCGACGGGAAAGTTTTCGGAGAAGACGATGTTTTTCAGGACACGCGATGCGACGGGCTTTGGCACTGCTGGGATGCGCACAGCTCGCTTTCGGGCGCGACGAAAGAAGAATGTATCGGCAAGTTGAACGCAGCGACAACGCAGGCACGGGATTTTTTGCAAAAGGCAGATGCCGTCTTTATTACGCTCGGCACCGCGTTCGTCTACTATTTAAAGGACAGCGGTAAGCCCGTATCGAATTGTCACAGGCAAGACCCGAATCTGTTCACGCGCCGAATGATTTCGGTCGACGAAGCAACCGAAGCCATCCGTGAAATCGTTGAGAATCTGCGCAGGATCACCGCGACCACAGAAAACACCAACAGTCACGAGCCCCGCATTGTGTTCACGGTATCGCCCATCAGACACAAGGGCGACGGCGCACACGGCAACAATCTTTCCAAGGCAACGGTACTGCTCGGCATAGAAAAAGCAATTGCAGAGATTGCCGCGTCGCCTTCGGCTCCTCGCAATGACGCAGTTACATATTTCCCAAGCTACGAAATCGTGATGGACGAACTGCGGGACTACCGTTTTTACGCCGACGACATGATCCATTTGTCCAAAACCGCCGAGGAATACATCTTTGAACAGATGACAGAGACCTACTGCGACAGCACCACCCGCGAGATCATGGCGAAAGTGGAAAAGTTCATGAAAATGGCAAACCACCGTATTCAAGACGAGAGCTCCCCCGCCACGCAGCAACTCAAAAAGAAAATCGCCGTGCAGGCGGCAGAACTTGAAAAGCAAATTCCGGGACTCTCGTTACGCTGA
- a CDS encoding TIGR02147 family protein: MKDILEYTSYRQYIADYYADKKAKSAFTWPEFASAAGFSSPVYLKYVSEGRFNLSEAAVERVGAAMHLSGGDLDFFRELVRFDHAKSDKAKKESFQKLVAMAESRKVKVVEADAYRYFDSWRNPVLRELAPSMPGAKPLALAKACRPKITAAEVSDSLNFLIKANMLQKDENGNYVQTNRSITAGPMEVTPAVIRGLHRQMGELALDTIEGVPQNERHFSGVTLGITQGAYDEIVAEINAFRKRIIEIATRETETDEVYRLNIQFFPMTNKSSKKG; encoded by the coding sequence ATGAAAGATATACTTGAATATACGAGCTACCGCCAGTATATCGCGGACTATTACGCCGACAAAAAGGCGAAATCTGCATTTACCTGGCCTGAGTTCGCGTCTGCGGCGGGATTTTCTTCGCCGGTCTACCTTAAATACGTCAGTGAGGGGCGCTTCAACTTGAGTGAAGCGGCTGTCGAGCGCGTTGGTGCTGCGATGCACTTGTCCGGTGGCGACTTGGACTTTTTCCGCGAACTGGTTCGCTTCGATCATGCGAAGTCGGACAAGGCGAAAAAGGAATCGTTCCAGAAGCTGGTGGCGATGGCGGAAAGCCGCAAGGTGAAAGTTGTCGAGGCCGATGCGTACCGCTATTTTGATAGCTGGAGAAATCCGGTGCTCCGCGAACTTGCTCCGTCTATGCCGGGGGCAAAGCCGCTGGCACTTGCAAAGGCGTGTCGCCCTAAAATTACCGCTGCCGAAGTCAGCGATTCGCTGAATTTTCTGATTAAGGCGAATATGCTCCAGAAAGATGAAAACGGCAATTACGTTCAGACGAACAGGTCCATCACGGCGGGGCCCATGGAAGTGACGCCTGCGGTGATTCGCGGCCTGCACCGCCAAATGGGCGAACTCGCGCTCGATACAATCGAGGGCGTGCCGCAAAACGAAAGGCATTTTTCAGGCGTGACCTTGGGCATTACGCAAGGCGCCTACGACGAAATCGTCGCTGAAATCAATGCGTTCCGCAAGCGCATTATTGAAATTGCTACGAGGGAAACCGAAACGGATGAGGTGTACCGCCTGAACATCCAGTTTTTCCCCATGACAAACAAGAGTTCTAAAAAGGGTTAG